Genomic DNA from Corticium candelabrum chromosome 5, ooCorCand1.1, whole genome shotgun sequence:
TActggctatatatatatatatatatatatatatatatatatatatatatatatatatatacgggaCCTTGCAATGGCGGCGCCCATCTTTTGGATTTGGTCTGCCGTTTCCTCCGTTTCCTTCGTTTTCTTGGCTTCTAGCAATATGTCCAGCAAGTTGGTTGAGGAagttgacagtgatgatgatgaagcgGATgatgggggggggggggggggggacgGATAGCTGTCAGCGTCGCGATCTCCTTTCTGCACTCACCTGTGAGTCAGAGTTGGAGAGTTGCTCTTGCCCCTTATGCCATTGTTCGTACGCCAACAGCAACTCCCTTTGGCAACATATTAATTTGGAACACGTCTCTCGCTCTCGTTTTCCATCCGCGTCTTTTTTGTCTGCTCACAAACGGCGTCTCTGTTCTGAATGTGGCTTCGTCTATTCTGCCCATTGGAAAGTTTGTCGACGGTCTCAAGGCCCTGGTCGCCCTAGATGTGGTGGTTTGATGGTAGATCCTCTTCTGTCTTCCTGGCTCTCCGGAATGGCGTCCACTCACGATCTGGCTAGCGCGCCTACAGACGTTACTTCACGTCATTCTGTAACTGGTGAATCAGCGTCTGGTGCTTCCTCAGGTTCTTCATCTTGTCCTTTCACTGATCAGATCAGCCATTTTGAAGACCCAGTTCTTGAAGCAATCAAGGCAGCATGCAGCCTCGCGTGTCCCGTTCACCTGGAGGCTGTCTTGTTTGAGTCTTTGATGCAACAGGTTTCTCTGCTACAAGTCAAGACTACTTGTCATATTCCACGCTCTGTTCGTCCTGTTCTTGCGGAAGTTCTTGCCACAGAATTCAGGAATGCCACATACCATGGTTTATGGGGCTATGCTCGTCTTCACATGTTCCCTAAAGCTGTTTTGAGATGCCCACCAAGAGGCGGACGGAAGAAACGTGTTGTTGTCAAATCCTTGTTATTATCACGTCTAGAACGGTGGACTTCTGGTGATATTCAGTCTCTTTGGTTTGAGGCTAGACTGCATGCTGATTGTAAACAGTCTTCTAATTGCAAGTCTTTGCCTGTAGATCAGATTAATTGAAAACGGGTGCTTGCTTATGCCAGAGAAGGTCGTTACAGAGATGCCATGCGGTGCCTTGGTTCTCTGGGTACAGCCAGCCCTCATGACAGCAAGGTTCTTGAAGACATCTATCAacgccaccctgagcatgtctTGCCAACTGTTCTGGTGATATCCCTCCTTCACTATCTGTCAGTATGGATTCAGTTCTGGCTTCACTTCAAGCTTTTCCTCGAGCATCCAGCCCTGGTGCTTCTCAACTGAAGTCTCAGCACTTGTTTGATGCTATTCTTGGTACTACAACTCCTTCAGCCAAGCAGTGTTTGGAGAACTTCGtaaattttcttttgtctggTCGTACTGACCCTAGGATAGCCCCTTGGTTACGTGGAGCACGTCTCACTGCTCTATTGAAGAAGCATGGTGGTGTCCGCTCTATAGCTGTTGGTGAGGTCCTACGTCGACTTGTCAGCCGTCTGTGCTGTTCTGCTGTGAAAGAGGACTTACCTGACACCTTTTTGTCTTATGGCCAGGTTGATGTCAGTGTCCCAGGAGGTTTAGACGCTGCTGTGCACACACTATCAGCTTGTATTGCTCGATATGGATCTGATCCCAACTTGTGTTGTCTGAAAATTGATATGACAAATGCCTTTAACGAATGCTCTCGAGCTTCTTTTTTGAGTTGTCTACGTAAAGAGTTCCCAGCCTTGTTTGGGTGGTCCTCGTGGTGTTACCATTGTGAAGGCATATTGCATTTTGAGAATTCTTGGATCAAGTCATCTGCAGGAGTGCaacaaggggatccccttggTCCCCTACTATTCTCCCTTGTTCTTATGGAGTTTTTGGATGACCTGGGTCCATTGCCAGATTTGAAGCTGAAGTTATGGTATTTGGACGATGGCTCTTTCCTTGGCCAGCGGGCTTCAGTTGCTTGTCTCTTGGATGTCTTGTTATCAAAGGGTCCCTCCTTTGGTCTTCATatcaatttgaacaaatgtgAGGTCTTTTGGCCCTCTGGAGAACAGAATTTTCCCAAATTTGCTACTgaaattcagtgcagtgctcAGGTTCATGGTGGTGTTGACTTCCTTGGTTGTCCTGTATATGGATCTTCCTCATACGTTACTGAATTTGTTTCCCAATGAGTGGACAAGATTTTGGATTGGCAGGACCGTTTGACAGCTTTAGAGGATCCTCAGGTggagcttcatcttctccgCAGCTGTTTGAGCCTTTGCAAGCTGAATCACATCATTAGAACGGTTCCTGGCTTCAAGATCAATGATGTATTGATGCAGTTTGACAGTGGTCTTCATCACAGTTTAGAGGCTTTATCCTCTTCTTCGGTCTCTGACCTGGCatggaaacaggcaactctTCCAGTTCGTTTGGGTGGTCTAGGTCTTCGTGAGGCCTCTAGATCTTTATCTGCAGCTTTCgttggcagctgcaactcttctTGGCAGTTGTCTCTCCGTCTTCTTAATGGCTCAGCGTTCATGCTGgtacatgaagaaaatgattggactCAGCATTCTTCCTTTTTCCCTGATGAAGTGCAATGCCggcaacatcttgcaagtcttttaccacctactagttctgtctcatcctctgtttcttctacacaacattccttccagaaggctctggatgatgctttgagatccagcattaaagtcagctttgttagtctgcgagaacaggcacgtttcagtgctgtcgcatatcctcatgcgggggcttggttgagggcaatccccaactcaagtctaggcctggccatgtctccgcgtgaatttgtgacttctttgtgtttgcgtttgggaattccggtttttccagcacccccacactcagtccgttgtgCGTGCCttcatgaattggacatttttggtgaccatgctcttgaCTGTGGTCCTCTTCAgattaagcgacatgatgccttatgtgacgtcatcttccactggttgctcttagacaactccaatgtacgtcgagaacaacactgttcctctcattctatgacaagaccaggtgactttttccatcccgacttttccctaggcaaggctgcttatttcgacgtttccgtgaggaattcattcactccctctcaccttattaatgctgccataaaaagctggtgctgctgctgaggctggggaagtggacaaagatgaacgccgtcttgctaacgtttcaagttatggctgtttgttttaccctcttgtggtggaatcatacggagtgtgggctgcacatagtctggaggtgttgagatcaattgtcaagaagtctcttctatcatctggcttgtttctgggccaagcttccaggcaatttcacgaacagttatctgttcgtttatggcagtataattcaagactgattagtgactatctacctaattattatgacttagactctttgtgcttccgtccttagggcggatatgtgttatctgtgttatctgtattatatacaaatatatgtgtttatatttaaatgtgtgtgtgtgtgtgtgtgtgtgtgtgtgtgtgtgtgtgtgtgtgtgtgtgtgtgtgtgtgtgtgtgtgggtgtgtgtggtgtgtgtgtgggtgtgtgtggtgtgtgtgtgtgtgtgtgtgtgtgtgtgtgtgtgtgtgtgtgtgtgggtgtgtgtgggtgtgtgtggtgtgtgtgtgggtgtgtgtggtgtgtgtgtgggtgtgtgtgtgggtgtgtggtgtgtgtgtgtgtgtgtgtgtgtgtgtgtgggtgtgtgtgtgtgtgtgtgtgtgtgtgtgggtgggtgtgtgtgggtgtgtgtggtgtgtgtgtgggtgtgtgtggtgtgtgtgtgggtgtgtgtggtgtgtgtgtgggtgtgtgtgtgtgtgtgtgtgtgtgtgtgtgggtgtgtgtgggtgtgtgggtgtgtgggtgtgggtgtgggtgtgtgtgtgtgtgtgtgtgtgtgtgtgtgtgtgtgtgtgtgtgggtgtgggtgtgggtgtgtgggtgtgggtgtgggtgtgggtgtgtgtgtgggtgtgggtgtgggtgtgtgtgtgtgtgtgtgtgtgtgtgtgtgtgtgtgtgtgtgtgtgtgtgtgtgtgtgtgtgtgtgtgtgtgtgtgtgttgtctaaACTCTTGTTActcccctcctcccctctTTTGATGCCTAATTAGATCAACTGTCCTTGTTTTCACAAGACAAAAATGTTTAACTATAAATAGTAACAAAATCTACTCCTACAAATATATAAAGTGACAATCTTTCATGCTGTTCAGGGCAACAAAACTAGTACTGTGGTCATTTCAAAGGCTCTGAATACTGAAAACTTTGCTACAACAGGTGTAAAAATTATAGTCCACTGCAGTTTCTGGTACTTTTTTGAAATATTTACAGTAAGTACTTTATcaaaaaatttgaaataacAATTTGCTGAAAGAGGAAAATGATCTTTAGACCGAGCTACAATAGTCATTACAGCGTTTACATTCTCTCTCCTACCTAGTCTctatatgcatgcagtttgCTGTTATCCAGTTCATTTCAGAAGCCTTCAACTACAAATGGCGGGAGGCTTTGTGCAGGAGCATACACACTAAAGTGGGCCCCTAGGAGGTCGAGGTGTCATAtttcaaacaaagaaagaaattgaTGGAAACTAGTAGCCTAGCTACATTCACCTGTATTTCTTCTCATGCCTGCGTATTTCAAGTTGTAAAAACGTTTAGACAACAACCTTTACACATTTGAAAGAATGTCTTATTAATGCCACAATTTGTTCTCACTGCTCGACTaagttggttggttggttggtaaCCTTCTCAAGAACAGTTTTCTCATCAGACATGCACTTTCATCAAGAAATTGAATTAACCCACTATAATTCATGACGTGCAAATAAACACCAAAAACCCAGCAGCAGTTTCAactaaattaacaaatatcaGAGAGACCAAAGGTTTTGAGGTTAGAAGGACAACACATGAGAATAAATGCAATTGATGCAGAAAAATTATTGGAGGCCATGGCCTCTTTGGCCCACAAGATTGCTAAGCCTAGGTGGCGTACGTACCCTTCACTCTGAGACTGGCCTTCATATATCCCTCTCAGTCCAGCGTTATCACTTTGCCTGTAACTATATATAGGCTTTGGAATGCCAAGCATAAGCCACAAATATACTTTATAATACGTAAACCTTCAACACGTTACCGTGGTGCGACAGCCATCATCACCATGACACGAATGGTCTTTTTTATTCTCGCCAGATCCTACCGCACGTCATACGGGAGGAGTCCTGTACGTGGGAGAGTCTGCATGGCTACACACTCGAGACTAGGTCGACAGAGTAACGAAAAAC
This window encodes:
- the LOC134179589 gene encoding uncharacterized protein LOC134179589; this translates as MDSVLASLQAFPRASSPGASQLKSQHLFDAILGTTTPSAKQCLENFVNFLLSGRTDPRIAPWLRGARLTALLKKHGGVRSIAVGEVLRRLVSRLCCSAVKEDLPDTFLSYGQVDVSVPGGLDAAVHTLSACIARYGSDPNLCCLKIDMTNAFNECSRASFLSCLRKEFPALFGWSSWCYHCEGILHFENSWIKSSAGVQQGDPLGPLLFSLVLMEFLDDLGPLPDLKLKLWYLDDGSFLGQRASVACLLDVLLSKGPSFGLHINLNKCEVFWPSGEQNFPKFATEIQCSAQVHGGVDFLGCPVYGSSSYVTEFVSQ